In Fundidesulfovibrio putealis DSM 16056, the following proteins share a genomic window:
- a CDS encoding efflux RND transporter permease subunit yields the protein MIIQNIIGFSGRNKLLIFLMCLVLGIWGTWAMRNAPLDAIPDLSDPQVIIYTEWQGRSPDLVEDQVTYPIVTSLLAAPGVTAVRGFSFLGSSFIYVIFKEGTDIYWARSRVLEYLQSVRAKIPADVNPVLGPDATSLGWGFSYALVDKTGKLDLAKLRSLQDWNVKLALESVPGVSEVASLGGYVKQYQITVDPRRLFTYGLPLQKVLEAVRQSNNDVEGRVLEMSGVEYMVRGRGYVRGLSDLETIAVGTDNRGTPIYLKDVASVSLGPEMRRGVADLNGQGEVAGGIVVVRFGENVLAVIDRVKAKIAEIGPSLPPGVTVEVTYDRSDLIHRAISTLTEEIVKLTIAVSAVCVVFLFHLPSALVIILTLPLAIIISFICMNALGVTSNIMSLSGIAIAIGAMVDAAIIMVENAHKKLEDWEHEGRPGSRAQVILEAAQEVGPSLFFSLLVITVGFLPVFTLQGQAGRLFKPLAYTKTFAMLFSAFLAITLTPMLMMLFIRGKVRPEDKNPLSRILRVLYHPFVVLALRFKKTVILLALLVMAGTVWPVMRLGSEFMPPLYEGTLFYMPVTMPGIAISEAAKLLKLQDSIIASVPEVSQVFGKAGRAGTATDPAPMEMFETVINLKPESQWRPGMTVEKLKADLNTRLNIPGVVNAFTMPIKARVDMLSTGIRTPVGIKILGPDLAVIEGIGTQLENVVKTVPHTLSVFADKVNTGYYLDIRVKRQAIARYGLSVAEVQDIIESAIGGRNLTTTIEGRERYPVNVRYPRDLRQDVDTIKAMLVPVGGAGEDPKPAMGSFPGPRRLLQVPLGELADIRVTNGPSMIKSEGGLPTAYVYIDFSGTDVGGYVNSLKRAVEAAVQLPAGYRLVWSGEYENLVSTQERLEMVIPLTIFIIFMLLYFNTKSFPATCIVLLAVPFSLVGSFWLLYLLGYNLSIAVWVGIIALAGLDAETGVVMLLYLQLAHKEWQDKGLLKTRSDLNDAVMHGAVKRIRPKIMTVAVILAGLLPVMFSTGAGSDVMKRIAAPMIGGVVTSTILELILYPAIFALWKGMSLPRQREDNADEET from the coding sequence ATGATCATCCAGAACATCATCGGCTTTTCCGGCCGCAACAAACTCCTCATCTTCCTCATGTGCTTAGTACTGGGTATCTGGGGCACATGGGCCATGCGCAACGCGCCTTTGGACGCCATCCCGGACCTCTCGGACCCTCAGGTAATCATCTACACCGAGTGGCAGGGCCGAAGCCCAGACTTGGTGGAAGACCAGGTCACCTACCCCATAGTCACCTCGCTCCTGGCCGCTCCGGGAGTCACCGCCGTGCGCGGCTTCTCCTTCCTGGGGTCGTCGTTCATCTACGTGATCTTCAAGGAGGGAACGGACATTTACTGGGCGCGCTCGCGCGTGCTGGAATACCTGCAGTCCGTGCGCGCCAAGATTCCCGCCGACGTGAACCCCGTGCTCGGGCCGGACGCCACCAGCCTGGGCTGGGGTTTCTCCTACGCCCTGGTGGACAAGACCGGGAAGCTCGATCTGGCGAAGCTGCGTTCCCTGCAAGACTGGAACGTGAAACTGGCCCTGGAGAGCGTGCCCGGAGTGTCCGAAGTGGCTTCTCTTGGCGGCTATGTGAAGCAGTACCAGATCACCGTGGACCCAAGGCGGCTTTTCACCTATGGCCTGCCCCTGCAAAAAGTCCTGGAAGCGGTGCGCCAAAGCAACAACGACGTGGAGGGCCGGGTTCTGGAGATGTCCGGGGTGGAATATATGGTGCGTGGCCGGGGCTACGTGCGCGGCCTCTCCGACCTGGAAACCATCGCCGTGGGCACGGACAACCGGGGAACGCCCATCTATCTCAAGGATGTGGCCTCGGTGAGCCTGGGTCCCGAGATGCGCCGGGGCGTGGCGGACCTGAACGGCCAGGGGGAAGTTGCCGGAGGCATCGTGGTGGTGCGATTCGGCGAGAACGTGTTGGCGGTCATCGACAGGGTCAAGGCCAAGATCGCAGAGATCGGGCCGTCGCTCCCTCCCGGCGTCACGGTGGAAGTCACCTATGACCGCTCGGACCTCATCCACCGCGCCATCTCCACCCTCACTGAAGAAATCGTCAAGCTCACCATCGCTGTGAGCGCGGTGTGTGTCGTGTTCCTCTTCCATCTGCCCAGCGCCCTGGTGATCATCCTCACACTGCCGCTGGCCATTATCATTTCGTTCATCTGCATGAACGCCCTGGGCGTGACTTCCAACATCATGAGCCTGTCGGGCATCGCCATCGCCATCGGGGCCATGGTGGACGCGGCCATCATCATGGTGGAGAACGCCCACAAGAAGCTTGAGGACTGGGAGCACGAAGGCCGCCCCGGTTCGCGTGCCCAGGTGATACTGGAGGCCGCCCAGGAAGTCGGGCCTTCCTTGTTCTTCTCCCTGCTGGTGATCACCGTTGGCTTCCTGCCGGTGTTCACGCTTCAGGGCCAAGCCGGTCGCCTGTTCAAACCCCTGGCCTACACCAAAACCTTCGCCATGCTCTTTTCCGCCTTCCTGGCCATCACCCTGACGCCGATGCTCATGATGCTCTTCATCAGAGGCAAAGTGCGCCCCGAGGATAAGAACCCCCTGAGCCGCATCCTGCGCGTGCTCTACCATCCCTTCGTGGTGCTGGCCCTGCGCTTCAAGAAGACGGTCATCCTGCTGGCCCTGCTGGTGATGGCCGGAACCGTCTGGCCGGTCATGCGCCTAGGGTCTGAGTTCATGCCCCCCCTGTACGAGGGCACGCTGTTCTACATGCCCGTGACCATGCCCGGCATCGCCATTTCCGAGGCCGCCAAGCTCCTCAAGCTTCAGGATTCCATCATCGCCTCCGTGCCCGAGGTGTCCCAGGTCTTCGGCAAGGCCGGAAGAGCTGGGACGGCCACGGACCCGGCACCCATGGAAATGTTCGAGACGGTCATCAATCTCAAGCCCGAATCCCAGTGGCGTCCGGGCATGACCGTGGAGAAGCTCAAGGCGGACCTGAACACCAGATTGAACATTCCCGGCGTGGTGAACGCCTTCACCATGCCCATCAAGGCCCGGGTGGACATGCTCTCCACGGGCATCCGCACCCCGGTGGGCATAAAAATCCTGGGGCCGGACCTGGCCGTGATCGAGGGGATCGGCACCCAACTCGAAAACGTGGTCAAAACCGTGCCCCACACCCTGTCCGTGTTCGCGGACAAGGTGAACACCGGCTATTACCTGGACATCAGGGTGAAGCGACAGGCCATCGCGCGCTACGGGCTCTCCGTGGCCGAGGTGCAGGACATCATCGAATCAGCCATCGGCGGGCGCAATCTCACCACCACCATCGAGGGCCGGGAGCGCTATCCCGTGAACGTGCGCTACCCTCGCGACCTGCGCCAGGACGTGGACACCATCAAGGCCATGCTTGTTCCCGTCGGGGGAGCGGGCGAGGACCCCAAGCCCGCAATGGGCTCCTTCCCGGGGCCGCGCAGGCTCCTGCAGGTTCCCCTCGGGGAGTTGGCGGACATCAGGGTGACCAACGGCCCCTCCATGATAAAAAGCGAGGGCGGGCTGCCCACGGCCTATGTCTACATCGATTTCTCGGGCACGGACGTGGGCGGCTACGTGAACAGCCTCAAGAGGGCCGTGGAGGCCGCCGTCCAACTTCCGGCGGGCTACCGCCTGGTGTGGAGCGGCGAGTACGAGAACCTGGTCAGCACCCAGGAGCGGCTGGAAATGGTCATCCCTCTAACCATTTTCATCATCTTCATGTTGCTCTACTTCAACACCAAGTCTTTCCCGGCCACCTGCATCGTGCTGCTGGCCGTACCCTTCTCCCTGGTGGGCTCGTTCTGGCTGCTGTATCTCTTGGGCTACAACCTGAGCATCGCGGTGTGGGTGGGTATCATCGCCCTGGCGGGCCTGGACGCGGAAACGGGGGTGGTCATGCTTCTGTACCTGCAACTGGCTCACAAGGAGTGGCAGGACAAGGGCCTCCTCAAAACTCGGTCGGACCTGAATGACGCCGTGATGCACGGCGCAGTGAAGCGTATCCGGCCCAAAATCATGACCGTGGCCGTGATCCTGGCGGGCCTTTTGCCGGTGATGTTCTCCACCGGAGCGGGCTCGGACGTGATGAAGCGCATCGCCGCCCCCATGATCGGCGGCGTGGTGACCTCCACCATATTGGAACTGATCCTTTACCCGGCCATCTTCGCGCTGTGGAAAGGGATGTCATTGCCAAGACAACGTGAAGATAATGCAGATGAGGAAACATAA
- a CDS encoding efflux RND transporter periplasmic adaptor subunit, which produces MQALTMTAKSALTAWKLAAFLLAILALPHGSLAQSGGQGSMAQKPSAPAATDHSAHQPATPAPQASPGSDHAGHGPAPAAPVAPAVPMPPMAMITPEQAKIIGVTVTKAELRPFKVFIRGTGRVAPDETRLATVTTKTEGFIERLLANHTGQEVRKGQPLVELYSPEVYAVQLEYLNLLRWKNASVKTPEGSSGEFAGLVASDSRDLLTAARQRLTLLDAGGLASQLEKTGKPSRTYALTSPVNGFVIARQATLGMRVMPGEKLYDLADLSTVWVLADVYEENLPYFREGQTALITLTGVGGPPLTAKVAQIYPVIAGDTRTVRVRFVLQNPKGLLKPEMYAEIQMGSDLGNRLAVPESAIIDTGLRKVVYFESSPNNFEPRDVVTGMRSGGFVEIVSGLAPGTNVAASANFLLDAETRLKGSGGGTGHQH; this is translated from the coding sequence ATGCAGGCTTTGACCATGACCGCGAAATCGGCGTTGACGGCCTGGAAGCTGGCGGCATTTTTGCTTGCCATCCTGGCCCTGCCCCATGGGTCTTTGGCCCAATCCGGCGGTCAGGGGAGCATGGCGCAAAAGCCGTCTGCCCCGGCCGCGACAGACCACTCCGCCCACCAGCCTGCAACACCTGCGCCTCAAGCCTCGCCCGGGAGCGACCATGCCGGGCACGGCCCGGCCCCGGCCGCCCCGGTCGCCCCGGCCGTTCCCATGCCCCCCATGGCCATGATCACCCCGGAGCAGGCCAAGATCATCGGCGTGACCGTGACCAAGGCCGAACTGAGGCCCTTCAAGGTGTTCATCCGGGGCACGGGCCGGGTGGCCCCGGACGAAACCAGACTGGCTACCGTGACCACCAAGACCGAGGGCTTCATCGAGCGCCTTCTGGCGAATCATACCGGGCAGGAAGTCAGGAAAGGCCAGCCTCTGGTGGAACTCTACAGTCCCGAGGTCTACGCCGTGCAGCTCGAATACCTGAACCTGCTGCGCTGGAAGAATGCCAGCGTGAAAACCCCGGAGGGTTCCTCCGGCGAGTTCGCGGGCCTTGTCGCATCCGACAGCCGGGATCTGCTCACCGCCGCCCGGCAACGCCTGACGCTCCTGGACGCGGGGGGGCTGGCCTCCCAACTGGAGAAGACCGGCAAGCCCTCCAGGACCTACGCCTTGACCAGCCCGGTGAACGGCTTCGTAATCGCCCGCCAGGCCACTTTGGGCATGCGGGTCATGCCCGGGGAGAAGCTCTACGACCTGGCCGACCTGAGCACGGTCTGGGTCCTTGCCGACGTGTACGAGGAAAACCTGCCCTATTTCCGTGAGGGGCAGACGGCTTTGATCACCCTGACCGGCGTGGGCGGCCCGCCCCTCACCGCCAAGGTGGCCCAAATCTATCCGGTGATCGCCGGGGACACCCGGACCGTCAGGGTGCGCTTCGTGTTGCAAAATCCCAAGGGCCTGCTCAAACCGGAAATGTATGCTGAAATCCAGATGGGATCGGACCTGGGCAACCGTCTGGCCGTGCCCGAGTCGGCCATCATCGACACGGGACTCCGTAAGGTGGTGTATTTCGAGTCAAGCCCCAACAATTTCGAACCCCGCGACGTGGTGACCGGCATGCGCTCCGGGGGATTCGTGGAGATCGTCTCTGGCCTGGCCCCAGGGACGAACGTGGCCGCGTCGGCCAATTTCCTCCTGGACGCCGAGACGCGCCTCAAGGGTTCCGGCGGCGGCACCGGGCATCAACACTAA
- a CDS encoding TolC family protein, whose protein sequence is MIKQLSRVARKGSLLSWSLIAFVLILCAETSVFAQDMDLPSLISEALNNNPELAAGQARVTSARHRIPQSKALPDPTISAGYTNVGSSYYTFGKYDDALWAFGVSQTVPFPGKLIQKGKVAEKEMETLGLQFHALRLATAARVKELYYDLFAAHRTMEILADKAKLLDQVEKAALARYASGMGDQRDAIMAQTEKYMLLEKMEMIRQRLSTLEGMLNAILGRDVKSPLGKPGEPSKTLYKRSLDDLLVKASFDSPETKARMKKVEKAQAKVSQAKAEFVPDVTLSAGYAQKGYRATQEPYVATGAGPDGGDVTGSPGYRQRWIDMWSASVSMTVPIFFFVKQAEGLKESRSDLAESQYDLEAGKNMIASSIRENYSMLQSAERLSELFVSGTLPKSRQDFQLVMAGYAAGKGDIYAVVSRLKNVLDYEVQYWAQLAEKQKAVARLEALAGITDGLTLPKPMEDAKSGRKDAMAEEQHANSNMK, encoded by the coding sequence ATGATCAAACAACTTTCCCGGGTCGCCCGCAAAGGTTCGCTGCTGTCCTGGAGCCTCATCGCTTTCGTTCTGATTCTCTGCGCAGAGACAAGCGTCTTCGCTCAGGACATGGACCTGCCCTCGCTTATCAGCGAGGCTCTGAACAACAATCCCGAGCTCGCCGCAGGGCAGGCCAGGGTGACCTCCGCCAGGCACCGCATTCCGCAATCAAAGGCCTTGCCGGACCCCACGATCTCGGCTGGATACACCAACGTCGGCTCGAGCTATTATACCTTCGGAAAGTATGACGACGCCCTGTGGGCCTTCGGCGTTTCCCAGACGGTCCCCTTCCCCGGCAAGCTGATACAGAAGGGCAAGGTGGCCGAAAAGGAGATGGAGACCCTGGGCTTGCAGTTCCATGCCCTGCGCTTGGCAACCGCCGCGCGCGTGAAGGAGCTGTATTACGACCTGTTCGCCGCGCACCGCACCATGGAAATCCTTGCGGACAAGGCCAAGCTCCTCGATCAGGTGGAGAAGGCCGCCCTGGCCAGATACGCCTCCGGCATGGGCGACCAGCGGGACGCGATCATGGCCCAGACCGAGAAGTACATGCTGCTGGAGAAGATGGAGATGATCCGTCAGCGGCTCTCCACGCTGGAAGGGATGCTCAACGCCATCCTCGGCAGGGATGTGAAGTCTCCCTTGGGAAAACCCGGGGAACCGTCCAAGACCCTCTACAAGAGAAGCCTCGACGACCTCCTGGTGAAGGCGTCCTTTGATTCGCCGGAAACCAAGGCCCGCATGAAGAAAGTCGAGAAAGCCCAGGCCAAGGTGTCACAGGCCAAAGCGGAGTTCGTGCCGGACGTGACTCTTTCCGCCGGGTATGCCCAGAAGGGGTACAGGGCCACTCAGGAGCCGTATGTGGCTACCGGGGCTGGGCCGGACGGCGGGGACGTCACCGGGTCCCCCGGATACCGCCAGCGCTGGATCGACATGTGGAGCGCCAGCGTCTCCATGACAGTTCCGATCTTTTTTTTCGTCAAGCAGGCCGAGGGGCTGAAGGAATCCCGTTCCGATCTGGCAGAATCCCAATATGACCTCGAGGCGGGCAAGAACATGATAGCTTCCTCCATTCGGGAGAACTACTCCATGCTCCAGTCCGCCGAACGCCTGAGCGAGTTGTTCGTTTCCGGAACTCTTCCCAAAAGCCGCCAGGATTTCCAGCTGGTCATGGCCGGGTACGCGGCGGGCAAGGGAGATATTTATGCCGTGGTCTCCCGGCTGAAGAACGTGCTGGACTATGAGGTGCAGTACTGGGCGCAGCTGGCGGAAAAGCAGAAGGCCGTGGCCCGCCTGGAAGCGCTGGCGGGCATCACCGACGGCCTGACGCTGCCCAAGCCAATGGAAGACGCCAAGAGCGGACGCAAGGACGCCATGGCCGAGGAACAGCACGCCAACTCCAATATGAAATGA
- a CDS encoding HD-GYP domain-containing protein — MNIEGGGRITPEVKAEHLAFLRGGGLQVYAPLATSLALALMIIWLVVKILLFGDSVISYYTPTILHFEDLMVAGEHLQRTVETPQGELGVDNIAAQHFLHAGERLKELIFKKWPKDNIHHAMELLGEVGQVEEALSKGNLGSVQRHLSSVMPLLEQHVRQHKEELVAGKRSIKLLAMGIGMACLLIIAMGFASTLRERRNAQLCRRESEINSALTALITALDAREPYTKGHSVRVANYAVAVAKILGVDCGSCQQLYMAALLHDIGKIGVPDRVLLKEGKLSDEEFAVMRQHPVIGERLLAKVEFLAELLPSIRHHHERHDGKGYPDGLARENIPFFARCIAVADAYDAMTTNRPYRKSLTPEEAKSELLRLRGVQWSNETVDAMLTIIS; from the coding sequence ATGAACATAGAAGGGGGGGGGCGAATCACGCCGGAGGTAAAGGCCGAACACCTCGCCTTTCTTCGGGGCGGCGGGTTACAGGTTTACGCTCCCCTGGCTACATCGTTGGCTCTTGCCCTCATGATCATCTGGCTGGTGGTCAAAATCCTCCTCTTCGGTGATTCCGTGATTTCCTATTATACGCCCACCATTCTTCATTTCGAAGACCTCATGGTTGCTGGTGAGCACTTGCAGCGGACAGTGGAGACTCCCCAAGGCGAATTAGGCGTGGACAATATAGCCGCCCAGCATTTTTTGCATGCCGGTGAGCGATTAAAAGAGTTGATTTTTAAAAAATGGCCCAAGGACAACATCCATCATGCCATGGAGCTTCTGGGAGAAGTGGGGCAGGTCGAAGAAGCCTTGTCCAAGGGAAACCTCGGTTCGGTGCAGCGTCATTTATCTTCCGTGATGCCGTTGCTGGAACAACATGTCAGGCAGCACAAGGAAGAACTCGTTGCGGGCAAGCGGAGCATCAAGCTTCTGGCCATGGGCATCGGGATGGCCTGTCTCTTGATCATCGCCATGGGATTTGCCTCTACGCTTCGTGAACGCAGAAACGCGCAATTGTGTCGTAGAGAAAGTGAAATCAATTCCGCGCTCACTGCCTTGATTACTGCCTTAGATGCGAGAGAGCCTTACACCAAAGGGCATTCCGTGCGTGTAGCAAACTATGCGGTTGCCGTGGCGAAAATACTCGGGGTTGATTGTGGGTCCTGTCAACAACTCTATATGGCTGCTCTTCTCCATGACATAGGCAAGATCGGAGTCCCGGACAGGGTACTTTTAAAGGAGGGCAAGCTTAGCGATGAAGAATTCGCGGTCATGCGGCAACACCCAGTGATAGGGGAGCGCTTGTTGGCCAAAGTGGAATTTCTAGCTGAGCTTCTTCCGTCCATACGGCATCACCATGAGCGTCACGATGGGAAGGGATATCCCGACGGCCTCGCGCGAGAAAACATCCCATTCTTTGCGCGCTGTATCGCTGTCGCGGACGCCTACGACGCAATGACAACAAACAGGCCCTACCGTAAGTCACTAACTCCAGAGGAAGCAAAATCCGAATTGCTACGTCTGCGTGGAGTTCAGTGGAGCAATGAAACCGTAGACGCCATGCTAACCATCATTTCATAA
- a CDS encoding methyl-accepting chemotaxis protein, translated as MTFQDFKIGQKLITGFGLTILLMLGSFVVAIIYLKTIDQESMAVSDHYLPYAFQADQMEKSLLKIQQDYFALANEHVPDPKRQQSLKDKIEFFKKQLGIFQSMFAEMKNEEFLQKTNKIASSFDAFHSSGLAMVEAFHTQGMEKGHALSKQFDALALGLERQVDELRERQAQVVREAATGVTNSIDRIKLGMGLAGFVAVICGGGMAILLNRGIARPITSISSLARRAAAGEMSLRIRSSSRDEVGELGQAFDFLLDKIESVLVLNRAVLDAIPDPVYLVDKEGKIFLANQATARFSGRTLEDIHGASCADLFRSTHHQGNACPAQDPAETDRDREEIMICDLVGDTVCFQPFADTVRDKQGREMGVIEVLRDVTTLVRKEEEIKTGFERLSVVHVELGEAAARIAETSGEVTSQVGQVASGARLQTERVGETVISMGQLRETILEVSRNAASAAGQAELARAKAQDGASIVGESVKAIGVVHTLAGKLKTDVSALGQQASAIGQIINVITDIADQTNLLALNAAIEAARAGEAGRGFAVVADEVRKLAEKTMKATTEVSSAIASIQQGVEGNIRGMDQAVEAVETATSLANRSGQALEEIVPLVDATSDQVRSIATAAEEQSATCEEIGRNVDNVNDISVKTADDMNLAAESIGKLVEFARSLRCLAETENGQ; from the coding sequence ATGACATTCCAAGACTTCAAAATTGGGCAGAAACTCATTACTGGATTTGGACTGACCATTCTGCTCATGCTGGGAAGCTTTGTCGTAGCGATAATCTACTTGAAGACAATCGATCAGGAGTCTATGGCTGTAAGCGATCACTATTTACCATATGCCTTTCAGGCCGATCAGATGGAAAAATCCTTGCTAAAAATTCAGCAGGATTATTTTGCTCTGGCTAATGAACATGTTCCTGATCCGAAAAGACAACAGAGCCTCAAAGACAAGATCGAGTTTTTCAAGAAGCAACTCGGAATTTTCCAGTCAATGTTCGCGGAGATGAAGAATGAAGAATTTCTTCAAAAGACCAACAAGATAGCCAGTTCTTTCGACGCATTTCATTCATCTGGCCTGGCAATGGTCGAGGCCTTTCATACTCAAGGCATGGAAAAAGGCCACGCCTTGAGCAAACAGTTCGATGCCTTGGCTCTCGGCCTCGAACGTCAGGTGGATGAACTTCGGGAACGGCAAGCTCAGGTCGTGCGAGAAGCTGCAACCGGTGTAACGAATTCGATTGATAGAATTAAACTCGGCATGGGCTTGGCCGGATTCGTCGCCGTGATCTGCGGTGGGGGCATGGCAATCTTGTTGAACAGGGGGATAGCCCGCCCGATCACATCGATTTCCAGTTTGGCGCGACGTGCTGCGGCGGGTGAAATGTCACTGCGCATACGTTCTTCGAGTAGAGATGAAGTTGGCGAACTGGGCCAGGCTTTCGATTTTCTTCTGGATAAAATCGAGTCGGTGTTGGTTCTGAACCGTGCCGTGCTGGACGCAATCCCTGATCCGGTCTACTTGGTGGACAAAGAAGGTAAGATATTCCTCGCAAACCAAGCCACGGCGAGGTTCTCTGGACGGACTCTGGAAGATATCCATGGAGCGAGCTGTGCTGACTTGTTTCGTTCAACGCACCACCAGGGAAATGCTTGTCCTGCTCAGGACCCTGCGGAGACGGATCGAGATCGTGAGGAAATCATGATCTGCGATCTTGTTGGGGACACGGTATGCTTTCAGCCCTTTGCCGATACCGTCCGGGACAAGCAGGGGCGAGAAATGGGAGTTATCGAGGTGCTGCGGGACGTGACTACCCTTGTGCGCAAGGAAGAGGAGATCAAGACCGGCTTCGAGAGGTTGAGTGTGGTTCATGTGGAACTAGGCGAGGCGGCGGCTCGAATAGCCGAAACCTCCGGGGAGGTCACGTCCCAGGTGGGGCAGGTGGCCAGTGGGGCGAGGCTTCAAACGGAGCGGGTGGGAGAAACCGTGATCTCGATGGGACAACTGCGGGAGACGATCTTGGAGGTGTCCAGAAACGCAGCATCGGCTGCGGGCCAAGCGGAGTTGGCCAGAGCTAAAGCTCAGGACGGGGCGTCTATAGTAGGCGAATCAGTCAAGGCCATCGGCGTGGTGCATACTCTTGCGGGCAAACTCAAGACCGATGTTTCCGCCTTGGGGCAGCAGGCTTCGGCCATAGGTCAGATCATCAACGTGATCACGGATATCGCGGACCAAACCAATCTTCTGGCGCTCAACGCAGCAATCGAGGCGGCCCGAGCGGGCGAGGCAGGGAGGGGATTTGCGGTAGTAGCTGACGAGGTGCGCAAACTTGCCGAGAAGACCATGAAAGCCACAACTGAAGTCAGTTCGGCCATAGCCTCCATTCAGCAAGGGGTTGAAGGCAATATCCGTGGAATGGACCAGGCGGTCGAGGCTGTTGAAACCGCGACGAGCTTGGCCAACCGCTCCGGCCAAGCCCTGGAGGAAATAGTTCCACTTGTGGACGCCACCTCTGATCAGGTGCGTTCAATAGCCACGGCTGCCGAGGAGCAATCCGCTACATGTGAGGAAATTGGGCGCAATGTGGACAATGTCAACGACATCTCCGTAAAGACCGCTGACGACATGAACCTCGCCGCCGAATCCATCGGAAAGCTCGTGGAGTTCGCCCGAAGCCTGCGCTGCTTGGCGGAGACGGAGAACGGCCAATGA
- a CDS encoding GGDEF domain-containing protein produces MKALKIKVAIFLAIAVCTFILTQGIYRKNIGMLHDSLYKTLDIVEEMHVAESFHSSMHSMIIYASAYLHSKEERYRDEYNKKAQEGGQSVAQLVKLRLQQENGQHGIHGFHKTSPIDDEIAANIGRYFEELKAVLAPIIAGDDRDGANNLEKANNIFDEVFHKYYVKIHTSHYASLENLKNDAHHVYQQSNYIYFTQFALAIVVGLFLLVFAERVFLKIYKLTEKHSLMDSLTTLHNRRYLDTVIAGELEKSKIQGLVCSLILLDIDDFKKFNDTYGHVAGDKLLKDLAEVLRQTVRKADRLIRYGGEEFLVVLLDADKRQAAVVAEKIRQAIQDNIFLLPEGTRARQVTASFGIASLPEHNGNFTQAIKAADVLMYKAKREGKNRACTATVNEDSEFTNQ; encoded by the coding sequence ATGAAAGCACTGAAGATTAAAGTTGCCATTTTCCTCGCCATTGCGGTATGCACATTTATCCTCACTCAGGGGATATATCGCAAAAATATCGGAATGCTCCATGATTCCCTCTACAAAACTCTGGACATCGTGGAGGAGATGCACGTAGCAGAGTCATTTCATTCCTCTATGCATTCGATGATTATCTATGCATCGGCCTATCTGCATTCCAAAGAAGAACGCTACCGGGATGAATACAACAAGAAGGCCCAAGAGGGAGGACAGTCCGTCGCTCAGCTTGTAAAACTGCGGTTACAGCAGGAAAATGGCCAACATGGCATTCACGGATTCCACAAAACCAGCCCAATTGATGACGAAATCGCCGCCAACATTGGTCGCTACTTCGAAGAACTCAAGGCGGTCTTGGCCCCTATCATTGCAGGAGATGACAGGGACGGCGCGAATAACCTAGAGAAGGCCAACAATATATTTGATGAAGTGTTCCACAAGTATTACGTCAAGATTCATACCTCACACTACGCATCGCTTGAAAATCTTAAAAATGATGCACATCATGTTTACCAGCAAAGTAACTACATATATTTCACTCAATTTGCCTTGGCCATTGTTGTGGGGTTGTTCCTGTTGGTATTTGCCGAGCGGGTGTTTCTTAAGATTTATAAACTTACAGAGAAACACTCCCTTATGGATAGTCTGACGACATTACATAATAGGCGCTATCTCGACACTGTGATCGCAGGCGAGTTGGAGAAATCAAAAATTCAGGGGCTTGTTTGTTCATTGATTCTTTTGGACATAGACGATTTCAAGAAGTTCAATGACACCTATGGGCATGTGGCAGGAGACAAGCTTCTTAAGGACTTGGCCGAAGTCTTGAGGCAAACCGTCCGTAAAGCCGACAGGCTGATCCGATACGGTGGAGAAGAATTTCTTGTCGTATTGCTGGACGCTGACAAACGGCAAGCGGCTGTCGTGGCAGAAAAGATACGCCAAGCGATTCAGGATAATATCTTCCTTTTGCCCGAAGGTACACGTGCCCGCCAAGTGACTGCCAGCTTCGGGATCGCTTCATTGCCTGAGCACAACGGCAACTTTACCCAGGCGATAAAAGCTGCTGATGTCCTGATGTACAAGGCTAAGCGAGAAGGCAAGAATAGAGCCTGTACCGCTACGGTCAACGAAGACTCAGAGTTCACTAACCAATAG